CGTAAGCTTTAATGAGCCCGCTCACGCCGAGCAGCGTTCCGCCAAAATAGCGAACCACGACAATCAGGATATTGGTGAGCTCTTTCGAGCGAATTTGTCCGAGAATGGGACGACCAGCGGTGCCCGAAGGTTCACCATCGTCGTTGGCCCGGTAACGTTCCATATCGGCTCCCAGTCGCCAGGCGTAGCAGTGATGACGAGCGTTGTGATGACTTTTTTTTAGCTCGTTCAGAATTTCCTTGATTTCTTCTTCCGTGAAAACGGGATAAGCGTAAGCGATAAACTTGCTACCCTTATCCTTGTAAAGTCCTTCTGATGGTTCGGCAATGGTCAGATATGTATCGGTTGTTTCCATGAATCAAATGTAAACGAGGATAAAGATACTGATGAATGAGAGAATAATCCCGGTCCAGTTAACAGTACTCAGCTTTTCGCGGAAGAAGAGCATGCCGAGAATAGTAGAGAAGGCAACGATGCACATGTTATTCAGACCGAAAACCACCGAGCTGGCCAATCCGCTGTACGAAAGGGCATGAATCATGAAATAGAGCGAACCGAAATTGGCTGCTCCCAGGAAAATTCCTCCGGCAATAACGGGAAGACGAAAGAACTCTTTCCAGCCGGGACGTTTAAAGAGGGTTACCACTAAGCCAATAATTCCTGCAGTAGCGAACAGGATAGTGGTAAAGACCGCTGTTGTGGTTCCCCGAACATAAACCTGTTGCACATATTTCACCATCGAATCGACAGCTCCGGTACCCA
This Prolixibacter sp. NT017 DNA region includes the following protein-coding sequences:
- a CDS encoding YigZ family protein, with translation METTDTYLTIAEPSEGLYKDKGSKFIAYAYPVFTEEEIKEILNELKKSHHNARHHCYAWRLGADMERYRANDDGEPSGTAGRPILGQIRSKELTNILIVVVRYFGGTLLGVSGLIKAYGTAAEDALEQAEITERVVEDLLEVKFEYPAMNDVMTIIKDDNLEQLETQFELSCRIVLAVRQSLSETITEKLSSLEQTKVEYIGVR